Proteins encoded within one genomic window of Anopheles gambiae chromosome 3, idAnoGambNW_F1_1, whole genome shotgun sequence:
- the LOC1279082 gene encoding T-complex protein 1 subunit beta: MVSLNPVRILKHEAEEEKGEIARLSSFVGAIAIGELVKSTLGPKGMDKILVANGRNAGQIEVTNDGATILRAVGVDNPAAKILVDMSRVQDDEVGDGTTSVTVFAAELIREAEKLVEQKLHPQTIIAGWRQAADVARTALQGAAADNSANQERFREDLLNIARTTLSSKILSQHKEHFAKLAVDAVLRLKGSGSLSAIQRIKKLGGCLEESFLDEGFLLDKKPGVHQPKSVKNANILIANTPMDTDKIKVFGSSIKVDSMSKIAELEVAEKEKMKEKVDKILAHNINVFINRQLIYNYPEQLFADAGVMAIEHADFDGIERLALVTGGEIVSTFDNPDLVKLGKCDLIEQVMIGEDTLLRFSGVPLGEACTVVIRGATQQIIDEAERSLHDALCVLAATVKESRVVYGGGCSETLMATAVFKLAAETAGKEAMAIESFGRALMQLPTIIADNAGYDSAQLVSELRAGHSQGKSTMGLDMNNGKVGCMKELGITESFAVKRQVLMSAAEAAEMILRVDNILKSAPRRRVPDRGYC; this comes from the coding sequence ATGGTGTCTCTCAACCCGGTGCGCATTCTGAAGCATGAAGCCGAGGAGGAGAAGGGCGAAATTGCCCGTCTATCCTCGTTCGTGGGCGCCATCGCCATCGGCGAGCTGGTAAAAAGCACCCTCGGACCGAAGGGCATGGACAAGATACTGGTGGCGAACGGCCGGAACGCGGGGCAGATCGAGGTGACGAACGACGGCGCTACGATCCTGCGGGCGGTCGGTGTGGACAATCCGGCCGCGAAGATTCTCGTCGACATGTCGCGGGTGCAGGACGACGAGGTCGGCGACGGTACCACCTCGGTCACGGTGTTCGCCGCCGAGCTGATCCGCGAGGCGGAGAAGCTGGTGGAACAGAAGCTCCACCCACAGACGATCATTGCCGGATGGCGGCAGGCGGCCGACGTGGCCCGCACCGCTCTGCAGGGTGCCGCCGCGGACAACTCCGCCAACCAGGAGCGGTTCCGGGAGGATTTGCTGAACATTGCCCGCACCACGCTCAGCTCGAAGATTCTGTCCCAGCACAAGGAACACTTTGCCAAGCTGGCCGTCGATGCGGTGCTGCGCCTGAAGGGGTCCGGCTCGCTGAGCGCAATCCAGCGCATCAAGAAGCTGGGCGGCTGCCTGGAGGAGTCGTTCCTGGACGAGGGCTTCCTGCTGGACAAAAAGCCGGGCGTCCACCAGCCCAAGTCGGTGAAGAACGCCAACATCCTGATCGCCAACACGCCGATGGACACGGACAAGATCAAGGTGTTCGGTTCGTCGATCAAGGTCGACTCGATGTCGAAGATCGCCGAGCTGGAGGTAGCCGAGAAGGAAAAGATGAAGGAAAAGGTGGACAAGATCCTGGCGCACAACATCAACGTGTTCATCAACCGGCAGCTGATCTACAACTACCCCGAGCAGCTGTTTGCCGATGCGGGCGTGATGGCGATCGAGCATGCCGACTTCGACGGCATCGAGCGGCTGGCGCTGGTGACCGGCGGCGAGATTGTGTCCACCTTCGACAATCCCGACCTGGTGAAGCTGGGCAAGTGCGACCTGATCGAACAGGTGATGATCGGCGAGGACACGCTGCTGCGCTTCTCGGGCGTGCCACTCGGCGAGGCCTGCACGGTGGTCATTCGCGGTGCGACGCAGCAGATCATCGACGAGGCGGAACGTTCGCTGCACGATGCGCTGTGCGTGCTGGCGGCGACGGTGAAGGAATCGCGCGTCGTGTACGGGGGCGGCTGCTCCGAGACGCTGATGGCGACGGCCGTGTTCAAGCTGGCCGCCGAAACGGCCGGTAAGGAAGCGATGGCGATCGAATCGTTCGGCCGGGCGCTGATGCAGCTGCCGACGATTATCGCCGACAATGCCGGGTACGATTCGGCCCAGCTCGTGTCGGAGCTGCGGGCCGGCCATTCGCAGGGCAAGAGCACGATGGGGCTGGACATGAACAACGGCAAGGTGGGCTGCATGAAGGAGCTCGGCATCACGGAATCGTTCGCGGTGAAGCGGCAGGTGCTGATGTCCGCGGCCGAGGCGGCCGAGATGATACTGCGCGTGGACAACATCCTGAAGAGTGCGCCGCGTCGCCGCGTGCCTGATCGTGGCTACTGTTAG
- the LOC1279081 gene encoding lysosomal thioesterase PPT2 homolog has translation MFRTLGATVLLLKISLTIAYRPVFIYHGILTGADSMGHLVNRIQEVHPGTVVYNFGRFGGWASLINAWHQVQAAHDNLKLVCDLHPDEGINMIGYSQGGLLGRAVLQIYPDHCVKTFISLSSPQAGQFGDDFLHLIFPSLVARTAYELFYSRVGQDTSVGNYWNDPHHPDLYEQYSIFLPYVNNQLPSVNSTQYREALLRLNRMVLIGGPDDGVITPWQSSHFSFFDQKYNVLPLEESVIYTEDWIGLKTLQESGRLHIIERQHVRHYQWHRTNDVIDDVIMPYLD, from the exons ATGTTCCGAACGCTAGGCGCCACCGTTCTGCTGCTGAAAATAAGCCTCACGATTGCGTATCGGCCTGTGTTCATCTACCATGGCATTCTTACTGGTGCGGATAGTATGGGGCATTTGGTCAATAGAATCCAGGAG GTTCACCCTGGCACGGTGGTGTACAATTTTGGACGTTTCGGCGGATGGGCCAGTCTGATAAATGCCTGGCATCAGGTGCAAGCGGCACACGACAACCTGAAATTAGTCTGCGATTTGCATCCGGACGAGGGCATCAACATGATCGGCTATTCGCAGGGTGGTCTGCTGGGTCGGGCAGTGCTGCAGATCTATCCGGACCACTGTGTGAAGACGTTCATCTCACTAAGCTCCCCGCAAGCGGGTCAATTCGGAG ATGACTTTTTGCATTTAATCTTCCCCTCGCTCGTAGCACGAACGGCGTACGAGCTGTTCTACTCGCGCGTCGGCCAGGACACGTCCGTGGGCAACTACTGGAACGATCCGCACCATCCGGATCTGTACGAGCAGTATAGCATTTTCCTGCCATACGTCAATAATCAGCTTCCCTCCGTCAACTCTACCCAGTACCGGGAGGCGCTACTGCGGCTCAACCGGATGGTGCTGATTGGTGGGCCCGATGATGGGGTGATTACACCCTGGCAGTCTAGTCATTTTAGCTTCTTCGACCAGAAGTACAACGTGCTGCCGCTGGAGGAGAGTGTGATTTACACCGAAGATTGGATCGGACTGAAAACGCTACAGGAAAGTGGCCGATTGCACATAATCGAACGCCAACATGTGCGCCACTATCAGTGGCATCGGACGAACGATGTGATCGACGATGTGATTATGCCATATTTGGACTAG
- the LOC1279084 gene encoding cytochrome P450 4C1 gives MWWFWLVALVLAALGLWQVWIVQRHRFASHLPVVQPYYPIIGNAQLFIGKSSVDLFNQILQQFRQYDGWFKAWLGPKLVLATSHPDIMNAVLRHPDCLKKPFFYDFVKLEHAIFAGHYHLWKTQRKALNPTFNTRILNSFIPVFVQCSRQMVQHMEQSVGDVGRSISIFPFISKCTLEMVCGTTIGCDVMEQPGKETFIENLDRWFELVAKRMVSIHHYIELLYRFSRDFTEESEHRSSCFRFFETVIEKAKARINSTAIEDECEDYKKPLIFADQLLAAQHNGNPFTDIEVTHNIYAMIAAGNDTTALQVTHTCLFLAMHPAIQERVYREVMDVFPNPDQDIEVEDLKKLTYMERVIKESLRLAPSGPNIARQTMKDIEIAGVHIPRDSLIVMSIFSMHRRKDVWGPDADVFDPDRFLPERSEGRSANVFIPFSAGARNCIGGRYAMLSMKVTLSSILRRLRLRSDLQMNDLQFRFGLTLKLESEYLVEVEKRM, from the exons ATGTGGTGGTTTTGGTTGGTGGCTTTGGTGCTAGCAGCCCTCGGACTGTGGCAGGTGTGGATCGTACAGCGCCATCGGTTTGCATCCCACCTGCCGGTGGTGCAGCCGTACTATCCCATTATAGGGAATGCGCAGCTTTTCATCGGAAAGTCAAGCGTTGATCTGTTCAATCAGATACTGCAACAGTTCCGGCAGTATGATGGTTGGTTTAAGGCATGGCTCGGTCCAAAGCTGGTGCTGGCTACCTCGCATCCGGACATCATGAATGCAGTACTTAGACATCCCGATTGTCTGAAGAAACCGTTTTTCTACGACTTTGTGAAGCTGGAGCACGCAATCTTTGCGGGACACT ATCATTTGTGGAAAACGCAACGGAAAGCGCTCAATCCGACCTTCAACACGCGCATACTGAACAGTTTTATTCCGGTGTTTGTGCAGTGCTCCAGGCAGATGGTGCAGCACATGGAGCAAAGTGTGGGTGACGTCGGCCGGTCGATATCCATCTTCCCTTTCATAAGCAAATGTACGCTGGAAATGGTGTGCGGGACGACGATTGGCTGCGATGTGATGGAGCAGCCAGGCAAGGAAACGTTCATTGAGAATCTCGACCG ATGGTTCGAGCTCGTCGCGAAACGTATGGTCAGTATCCATCATTACATCGAGCTGCTGTATCGGTTTTCGCGCGACTTCACGGAGGAGTCTGAACATCGCTCATCCTGCTTTCGATTCTTTGAAACG GTAATTGAAAAGGCAAAAGCTCGCATAAACTCTACCGCCATTGAGGATGAGTGTGAGGACTACAAAAAGCCACTCATATTTGCCGACCAGCTGTTGGCGGCGCAGCACAACGGAAATCCCTTTACTGACATCGAAGTTACGCACAATATTTACGCGATGATAGCGGCG GGCAATGACACTACTGCACTTCAGGTGACACACACCTGTCTGTTCCTTGCCATGCACCCAGCGATACAGGAGCGCGTGTACCGCGAGGTGATGGACGTGTTTCCCAATCCCGATCAGGACATTGAGGTGGAGGATCTCAAGAAGCTGACCTACATGGAGCGCGTAATCAAGGAGAGCCTTCGGCTAGCCCCGTCCGGACCGAACATTGCACGTCAAACGATGAAAGACATTGAGATAGCTGGTGTACACATACCGCGTGACAGTTTGATAGTGATGAGCATATTTTCAATGCACCGCCGTAAGGATGTTTGGGGCCCGGACGCGGACGTTTTTGACCCAGACCGGTTTCTGCCGGAACGAAGCGAAGGCAGAAGCGCGAACGTGTTCATACCGTTCAGTGCCGGTGCGCGCAACTGTATCGGCGGGCGGTACGCCATGCTCAGCATGAAGGTGACGCTGTCCAGCATACTGCGCCGGTTGCGGCTTCGCTCGGATCTGCAAATGAATGATCTGCAGTTTCGGTTCGGCCTGACGCTGAAGCTCGAGTCTGAATATTTAGTAGAGGTAGAGAAGAGGATGTag